A stretch of the Bacillus anthracis str. Vollum genome encodes the following:
- a CDS encoding YpoC family protein, with amino-acid sequence MERVIEIPREFRCLPFFKESVNSIAYYAEQSFEETIQKTYFIYDIEKQYEPWNEIENSIPVMLNVWKNKHGDIATLFRNRKKQEAEGPMILFAAHLLSIVYWLNEQPVHSLNKIEDFTSELEVQPVNFIERYSFIIKKPNNYHSYIQLAQLYIEIEKLYVKKMITKKKSCSR; translated from the coding sequence ATGGAGCGAGTTATAGAAATACCGAGAGAATTTCGGTGCTTACCATTTTTTAAAGAAAGTGTAAATTCGATTGCGTATTATGCAGAACAGTCTTTCGAAGAAACAATACAAAAGACTTATTTTATATATGATATTGAAAAACAATATGAGCCATGGAATGAAATTGAAAACAGTATTCCGGTAATGTTGAATGTATGGAAAAATAAGCATGGGGACATTGCTACTTTATTTCGAAACAGAAAGAAACAAGAAGCTGAAGGTCCGATGATTCTTTTTGCAGCACATTTATTATCAATTGTATATTGGCTAAATGAGCAACCTGTTCATAGTTTGAATAAAATAGAAGATTTTACGAGTGAATTGGAAGTGCAACCAGTTAATTTTATAGAGCGATATTCGTTCATTATAAAGAAACCGAATAATTATCATTCTTATATTCAGTTAGCACAGTTGTATATTGAAATAGAAAAGCTATATGTAAAGAAAATGATAACAAAAAAGAAGTCCTGTTCTCGTTAA
- the panC gene encoding pantoate--beta-alanine ligase, whose product MKIVTTVQEMQHITKELRASGKSIGFVPTMGYLHEGHATLLRKAREENEIVVLSVFVNPLQFGPNEDLDRYPRDIDRDENVAKENGVDYLFYPSVEEMYPAEQTTTVEVVKRTDVLCGKQRPGHFAGVATVLMKLFNITLPTRAYFGMKDAQQVAVIEGFVADFNIPVIIVPVDIVREEDGLAKSSRNVYLSQKERKEAPHLYRSLCMAKERIEAGERNAEIITTLVKEYIETYTKGTVDYADLYAYPSLQVVDQIEGRIILAIAVKFENVRLIDNITLTVK is encoded by the coding sequence ATGAAAATCGTAACGACAGTACAAGAGATGCAGCACATTACAAAAGAACTGCGTGCAAGTGGAAAAAGTATTGGTTTTGTCCCAACGATGGGGTATTTACATGAAGGTCATGCGACTTTATTACGTAAGGCAAGAGAAGAAAATGAAATTGTAGTTTTAAGCGTGTTTGTAAATCCACTACAGTTTGGACCGAATGAAGATTTAGATCGATATCCTCGTGATATTGATAGAGATGAAAATGTAGCAAAAGAAAACGGTGTAGATTATTTATTTTATCCGAGTGTAGAAGAAATGTATCCAGCAGAACAAACGACAACGGTAGAAGTTGTGAAGCGTACCGATGTATTATGCGGTAAACAAAGACCAGGTCATTTCGCTGGTGTTGCGACTGTACTCATGAAACTATTTAACATTACATTGCCAACACGCGCGTATTTCGGTATGAAAGATGCACAGCAAGTTGCTGTCATTGAAGGATTTGTCGCTGATTTTAATATTCCGGTTATAATCGTACCGGTGGATATTGTAAGGGAAGAAGATGGATTAGCGAAAAGTTCTCGTAACGTGTATTTATCACAAAAAGAGCGTAAAGAGGCTCCTCATTTATACCGCAGTCTATGTATGGCAAAAGAAAGAATTGAGGCAGGAGAACGGAATGCAGAAATTATTACAACTCTTGTAAAAGAATATATTGAGACGTATACGAAAGGCACTGTAGATTATGCGGATTTATATGCCTACCCTTCACTACAAGTAGTGGATCAAATTGAAGGGCGAATCATTTTAGCAATTGCAGTTAAATTTGAAAATGTACGATTAATTGACAATATAACATTAACGGTTAAATAA
- the dinG gene encoding ATP-dependent DNA helicase DinG, which yields MSKRYVVVDLETTGNSWKDGKDKITQIAAVVVEDGEILEIFSSFINPKREIPPFITELTGIDESMVKQAPLFEDVAPMVVELLQGAAFVAHNVHFDWNFLTEELRQAGYTEIHCPKVDTVELAQILLPTADSYKLRDLAKQHELEHDQPHRADSDALATAELFLQFLNEIEKLPLVTLQSLYELSDVFQSDIADVLSENILKKMMHGKKVAEEYEVYRNIALRKRNYSLNLSETCSSKFDAFLHKTIDKLALNMPKFEKRESQQIMMKEIYTALRDSRFSLIEAGTGTGKTLAYLLPSIYFAKKKEEPVIISTQTVQLQQQILEKEIPLLQKIMPFSFEIALLKGRKHYLCLHKFEYALQEEEKNYDMALTKAKILVWLLQTETGDRDELNIPEGGKLLWNRICSDVHSPGGMQSNWFSRCFYQRAKNKALFADIVITNHALLFQDFSSEEPLLASCEHIIFDEAHHIEEAASRTLGEQFSCMYFQLVLSRLGTLETDDVLSKVYKMMKKSEQASRSTFRMVSHSLKELKFDADELFQMLRAFIFKQTKQEQGISNMPLIYRYNTEVEKGKLWDSITELTNRFVYDIRKLLTILQKQVDILQSKIEWEMHVVTGEFMHLIELLRKMAQALQLLILEKNSYVTWMETETKGTIHSTVLYGQPVHIAERFADEFLTEKKSVIFTSATLTVNDSFAYIKEELGLHDFAPNTLQVPSPFRFEEQMKLMVSTDVPFIKKASNEEYIESVSAHIAKIAKATKGRMLVLFTSYEMLKEAYTNLKNDEELEGYLLLTQSVNNKSRSRLIRKFQEFDKSILLGTSSFWEGIDIPGDALSCLVIVRLPFTPPYQPMIEAKGEWLKNQGEDVFAKLALPQAILRFKQGFGRLIRTSTDTGTVFVLDRRLTSSSYGKYFLQSIPTVPLYEGPLEELLEQVKERPTE from the coding sequence ATGAGTAAGCGTTATGTCGTTGTGGATTTAGAGACGACAGGGAACTCCTGGAAGGATGGGAAAGATAAAATTACCCAAATTGCAGCTGTTGTAGTGGAAGATGGAGAGATATTAGAGATTTTTTCATCTTTTATTAATCCGAAGAGAGAGATTCCGCCATTTATTACAGAGTTAACAGGGATTGATGAGAGTATGGTTAAGCAAGCCCCGTTATTTGAAGATGTAGCCCCGATGGTTGTTGAGCTATTACAAGGTGCAGCTTTCGTTGCCCATAACGTTCACTTTGATTGGAATTTTTTAACGGAAGAATTAAGGCAGGCTGGATATACAGAAATACATTGTCCAAAAGTTGATACAGTTGAGTTGGCGCAAATTCTTTTGCCAACGGCTGATAGTTATAAATTACGTGATTTAGCTAAACAACACGAACTAGAGCACGATCAACCGCATCGTGCGGATAGTGATGCTCTTGCTACAGCAGAATTATTTTTACAATTTTTAAATGAAATTGAAAAGTTACCACTTGTTACCTTGCAATCGCTTTATGAATTGAGCGATGTTTTTCAAAGTGATATTGCGGATGTGCTTTCTGAAAATATTTTAAAGAAAATGATGCATGGCAAAAAAGTGGCAGAGGAGTATGAAGTGTATCGAAATATTGCGCTTCGAAAACGAAATTATTCTTTAAATCTCAGTGAAACATGTTCCTCTAAATTTGATGCTTTTTTGCATAAGACAATTGATAAACTTGCATTGAATATGCCAAAGTTTGAAAAAAGAGAAAGCCAACAAATTATGATGAAGGAAATATATACAGCACTAAGAGATTCTAGGTTCTCCTTAATCGAAGCAGGAACAGGTACAGGGAAGACTCTTGCGTATTTGCTTCCAAGTATTTATTTTGCAAAGAAAAAAGAAGAACCTGTCATCATAAGTACCCAAACCGTACAACTACAACAACAAATACTAGAAAAAGAAATTCCATTATTACAGAAAATAATGCCATTTTCATTTGAAATAGCTCTTTTGAAAGGAAGAAAGCATTATCTTTGCCTACATAAATTTGAATATGCTTTGCAAGAGGAAGAGAAAAATTATGATATGGCGCTCACAAAGGCAAAAATTTTAGTATGGTTATTGCAAACGGAAACTGGCGATCGGGATGAATTAAATATCCCTGAGGGCGGAAAGTTACTTTGGAACCGTATTTGTAGTGATGTACATAGTCCGGGCGGGATGCAAAGCAACTGGTTTAGTCGTTGTTTTTATCAACGGGCAAAGAATAAAGCGTTATTTGCAGATATCGTTATTACAAATCATGCGTTATTATTTCAAGATTTTTCAAGTGAAGAACCATTGCTTGCTTCATGTGAACATATTATTTTTGATGAAGCTCATCATATTGAGGAAGCGGCAAGTAGAACATTAGGTGAACAGTTCTCCTGTATGTATTTCCAGTTAGTCTTATCTCGTCTTGGTACGCTAGAAACAGATGATGTACTTTCTAAAGTATATAAAATGATGAAAAAATCAGAACAAGCCTCTCGTTCGACTTTCCGGATGGTGAGTCATAGTTTGAAGGAATTGAAATTTGATGCGGATGAGCTATTCCAAATGTTACGTGCGTTCATCTTTAAACAAACAAAGCAGGAACAAGGGATAAGCAATATGCCACTCATTTATCGATATAACACAGAAGTAGAGAAAGGTAAGTTATGGGATAGCATTACCGAGTTAACAAATCGTTTTGTATATGATATAAGAAAATTATTGACTATACTTCAGAAGCAAGTTGATATATTGCAAAGTAAAATAGAATGGGAAATGCATGTTGTTACTGGTGAATTTATGCATTTAATTGAGTTGTTGAGAAAGATGGCACAAGCTTTACAATTACTCATTTTAGAAAAAAATTCATATGTGACATGGATGGAGACTGAAACGAAGGGAACCATTCATTCAACTGTTTTATATGGGCAACCTGTTCATATTGCTGAAAGGTTTGCTGATGAATTTTTAACAGAGAAAAAGAGTGTTATTTTCACATCAGCAACGCTAACAGTAAACGATTCATTTGCCTATATAAAAGAGGAGCTAGGTTTACATGATTTTGCTCCTAATACATTACAGGTTCCATCACCATTCCGTTTTGAAGAACAGATGAAATTAATGGTTTCAACGGATGTGCCTTTTATTAAGAAAGCAAGTAATGAAGAATATATTGAATCTGTGTCAGCACATATTGCAAAAATAGCGAAAGCTACAAAAGGTAGAATGCTCGTTTTATTCACCTCATATGAAATGTTGAAAGAAGCGTATACGAATTTAAAAAATGATGAGGAATTAGAAGGGTATTTATTATTAACACAAAGTGTGAATAATAAGAGCCGAAGTCGTCTTATTCGTAAGTTTCAAGAGTTCGACAAATCAATTTTGTTAGGAACAAGTAGTTTTTGGGAAGGAATCGATATACCGGGAGATGCACTTAGTTGTCTTGTTATTGTCCGGCTTCCCTTTACGCCTCCTTATCAACCGATGATAGAAGCAAAAGGAGAGTGGTTAAAAAATCAAGGAGAGGACGTATTTGCTAAGTTAGCACTTCCACAAGCAATACTGCGTTTCAAACAAGGATTTGGTCGTCTCATTAGAACAAGTACAGATACCGGAACAGTATTTGTATTAGACCGTCGTTTGACAAGCTCTTCTTATGGAAAATATTTTTTACAATCAATTCCAACTGTCCCGCTCTATGAAGGTCCTTTAGAAGAATTGTTAGAACAAGTAAAGGAACGGCCAACTGAATAA
- the nth gene encoding endonuclease III yields the protein MLNKTQIRYCLDTMADMYPEAHCELIHDNPFELVIAVALSAQCTDALVNKVTKNLFQKYKTPEDYLSVSLEELQQDIRSIGLYRNKAKNIQKLCRMLLDDYNGEVPKDRDELTKLPGVGRKTANVVVSVAFGIPAIAVDTHVERVSKRLAICRWKDSVLEVEKTLMKKIPMDEWSVTHHRMIFFGRYHCKAQRPQCEECPLLEVCREGKKRMKGK from the coding sequence ATGTTAAATAAAACGCAAATTCGCTATTGTTTAGATACAATGGCGGATATGTACCCAGAAGCACATTGTGAATTAATTCATGATAATCCATTTGAACTAGTAATCGCGGTAGCATTATCTGCGCAATGTACAGATGCACTTGTAAATAAAGTGACGAAAAATTTATTTCAAAAATATAAAACACCAGAAGATTATTTAAGTGTTTCTCTAGAAGAATTACAACAAGATATACGTTCTATTGGATTGTATAGAAATAAAGCAAAAAATATTCAAAAATTGTGCAGAATGTTATTAGATGATTACAATGGGGAAGTGCCGAAAGATCGAGATGAGCTTACGAAGTTACCAGGTGTAGGTCGGAAAACAGCAAACGTAGTTGTTTCGGTAGCGTTTGGTATTCCGGCAATTGCTGTGGATACGCATGTAGAGAGAGTGAGTAAACGGTTAGCGATTTGTAGATGGAAAGATTCAGTGTTAGAAGTAGAAAAGACATTAATGAAGAAAATTCCGATGGATGAATGGAGCGTTACACATCACCGTATGATTTTCTTTGGACGTTATCACTGCAAGGCACAGCGACCACAATGCGAAGAGTGCCCTTTACTAGAAGTATGCCGAGAAGGAAAGAAGCGAATGAAGGGGAAATAA
- a CDS encoding DUF5590 domain-containing protein: MKKWIFTIIIVIVASGIYGAYVYNKAMEKKLPKEAKSVEIAKEKAKLTKVKSVDYYNGESSYTVVQGTDENGEQLIVWVPEKKGETIVRKKSEGISEKDALQRTIEQVGDESKEPKSKPKEILKVKLGVENNIPLWEVTYIDDDNRYSYYNLAFQDGQFLKRYSIEK; encoded by the coding sequence ATGAAAAAGTGGATCTTTACAATCATTATCGTAATCGTTGCTAGCGGAATATATGGGGCGTATGTTTATAATAAAGCAATGGAAAAGAAACTTCCTAAAGAGGCAAAATCTGTAGAAATTGCAAAAGAAAAAGCAAAGCTTACAAAAGTAAAATCTGTGGATTATTATAACGGAGAATCTTCATATACAGTCGTGCAAGGTACCGATGAAAATGGAGAACAACTTATCGTTTGGGTGCCTGAGAAAAAAGGGGAAACAATAGTAAGGAAAAAGAGCGAAGGTATTTCTGAAAAAGATGCTTTACAAAGAACGATTGAACAAGTCGGAGATGAAAGTAAAGAGCCCAAAAGTAAGCCTAAAGAAATTTTAAAAGTAAAATTAGGCGTTGAAAATAATATACCACTATGGGAAGTTACATATATTGATGATGACAATCGTTATAGTTACTACAATCTTGCATTTCAAGATGGTCAGTTTTTAAAACGATATAGCATTGAAAAATAG
- the panD gene encoding aspartate 1-decarboxylase, with translation MFRTMMRAKLHRATVTEANLNYVGSITIDEDLMDAVNIVENEKVQIVNNNNGARLETYVIKGERGSGVVCLNGAAARLVQPGDKVIIICYGLVAEENIHKQEPKIAVLDDDNQIIEMLGAEKAGTIL, from the coding sequence ATGTTTCGCACAATGATGAGAGCGAAGTTACATCGCGCAACAGTAACAGAAGCAAATTTAAATTATGTAGGTAGTATTACAATTGATGAAGATTTAATGGATGCAGTAAATATTGTAGAAAATGAAAAAGTTCAAATTGTAAATAATAATAATGGTGCTCGCTTAGAGACATATGTTATTAAAGGCGAACGAGGTAGCGGTGTTGTTTGTTTAAATGGTGCAGCTGCAAGGCTTGTACAGCCAGGAGATAAAGTTATTATTATTTGCTACGGTTTAGTGGCAGAAGAAAATATTCATAAACAAGAGCCGAAAATTGCAGTATTAGATGATGATAATCAAATTATTGAAATGTTAGGTGCTGAAAAAGCGGGTACGATATTATAA
- a CDS encoding cupredoxin domain-containing protein: MSINKWLFRFIGFLVMLVVITTLNSLNVFASVNDLAQPIASAKVIEVELNDDYFNPNVITIPINESTTLLLKNKGKSEHTFTIKKLGIDVVVESGKEKNITVKPKSAGTYELICRYHLLKGMEGKVIVK; the protein is encoded by the coding sequence ATGTCTATAAACAAATGGTTATTTCGATTCATCGGTTTTCTTGTGATGCTTGTGGTAATAACAACTTTAAATTCCCTCAATGTATTTGCCTCAGTTAACGACTTGGCACAACCTATTGCGTCAGCGAAAGTGATTGAAGTTGAGCTAAACGATGATTACTTTAATCCAAACGTCATCACGATTCCAATTAACGAATCAACAACATTACTGTTGAAAAATAAAGGTAAGAGTGAGCATACCTTTACAATCAAAAAACTCGGTATTGACGTCGTCGTCGAGTCAGGAAAAGAAAAAAACATTACCGTGAAACCTAAAAGTGCCGGTACATATGAATTAATATGTCGATACCATCTCCTCAAAGGAATGGAAGGTAAAGTAATCGTCAAATAA
- the panB gene encoding 3-methyl-2-oxobutanoate hydroxymethyltransferase, whose product MKTKTDFLKMKEQGEPITMLTAYDYPSAKLAEEAEVDMILVGDSLGMVVLGYDSTVPVTVEDMIHHTKAVRRGAKETFIVTDMPFMSYHVSLQDTMVNARRIVQESGAHALKVEGAGEVISTIHYLTNAGIPVVAHLGLTPQSVGVLGGYKVQGKDAESAKKLIEDAKKCEEAGAIALVLECVPMQLAELISEQLTIPTIGIGAGQKVDGQVLVYHDLISYGVNRVPKFVKQYTSVQEEIVRGISQYVAEVKTRQFPEEKHSFTMKEEECLALYGGKQS is encoded by the coding sequence TTGAAAACAAAAACAGATTTTTTGAAAATGAAAGAGCAAGGTGAGCCGATTACAATGCTAACGGCGTATGATTATCCTTCTGCTAAATTAGCAGAAGAAGCTGAAGTTGATATGATTCTAGTTGGAGATTCTCTCGGGATGGTTGTGCTCGGCTACGATTCAACAGTACCAGTAACAGTAGAGGATATGATTCATCATACAAAAGCTGTACGCCGCGGAGCGAAAGAGACGTTTATTGTAACTGATATGCCATTTATGTCGTATCATGTGTCACTGCAAGATACGATGGTGAATGCACGCCGCATCGTTCAAGAGAGTGGTGCCCATGCACTGAAGGTAGAAGGTGCGGGAGAAGTGATATCGACTATTCACTATTTGACGAATGCGGGAATTCCTGTCGTGGCGCACTTAGGTTTAACTCCTCAATCTGTAGGAGTGCTAGGTGGATATAAAGTACAAGGAAAAGACGCTGAAAGTGCAAAAAAATTAATAGAAGATGCGAAGAAATGTGAGGAAGCTGGTGCAATTGCACTCGTGTTAGAGTGTGTGCCAATGCAGTTAGCAGAACTTATTTCAGAGCAATTAACAATTCCAACAATCGGGATTGGCGCAGGACAAAAAGTAGATGGGCAAGTGCTTGTTTATCATGATCTTATCTCATATGGGGTAAATCGTGTTCCGAAATTTGTGAAGCAATATACGTCCGTTCAAGAAGAAATTGTACGCGGGATTTCTCAATATGTTGCTGAAGTAAAGACAAGGCAATTTCCTGAAGAAAAACATTCGTTCACAATGAAAGAGGAAGAATGCTTAGCGTTATACGGAGGAAAACAATCATGA
- a CDS encoding biotin--[acetyl-CoA-carboxylase] ligase has product MQSTIRKQLLQVFSEADGEFVSGQTISDKLGCSRTAVWKHMEDLRNEGYELEAVRRLGYRIASKPDKVTANEIQLGLQTKHIGRTVYFEESVESTQHIAAKLAYEGAEEGTIVVAEEQTAGRGRLSRKWHSPKGTGIWMSIILRPSIPVHHAPQLTLLAAVSVAQAIEKCTGVNVGIKWPNDILIQGKKAVGILTEMQADPDKINAVIMGIGINANQKQEHFDEEIQHIATSLAIESGKPIVRAELMQQIFLQLEKLYEEYLQNGFSVIKILWESYAVSIGKEINARTMRETITGVAKGITEDGVLLLEDHEGKVHHIHSADIEIK; this is encoded by the coding sequence ATGCAATCTACTATAAGAAAGCAGTTATTGCAAGTTTTTTCTGAGGCGGATGGAGAGTTTGTATCTGGCCAAACGATTAGTGATAAACTTGGTTGCTCGAGAACCGCTGTATGGAAACATATGGAGGACCTTCGGAATGAGGGCTACGAACTTGAAGCAGTGCGTCGATTAGGTTATCGAATTGCAAGTAAGCCAGACAAAGTGACTGCGAATGAAATACAGTTAGGGTTACAAACGAAACATATTGGTAGAACAGTGTATTTTGAAGAGTCTGTTGAATCAACGCAGCATATTGCAGCAAAGCTTGCTTATGAAGGTGCAGAAGAAGGAACAATTGTTGTGGCAGAAGAACAAACAGCGGGTAGAGGTCGTTTAAGCAGAAAATGGCACTCTCCAAAAGGAACGGGAATTTGGATGAGTATTATTTTACGTCCGTCAATTCCAGTTCATCATGCACCACAACTTACTTTGTTAGCCGCTGTTAGCGTTGCGCAAGCAATTGAAAAATGCACAGGTGTAAACGTAGGAATAAAATGGCCGAATGATATTTTAATTCAAGGAAAAAAGGCTGTAGGTATATTAACAGAAATGCAGGCTGATCCTGATAAAATTAATGCTGTCATTATGGGTATTGGTATTAATGCGAATCAAAAGCAAGAACATTTTGATGAGGAAATTCAGCATATTGCTACTTCTTTAGCGATTGAATCTGGTAAGCCAATTGTTCGTGCAGAGCTTATGCAACAAATCTTTTTACAACTAGAAAAATTATATGAAGAGTATTTACAAAATGGTTTCTCTGTTATTAAAATTCTTTGGGAAAGTTACGCTGTAAGCATCGGGAAAGAAATTAACGCTCGAACGATGAGAGAGACGATTACGGGTGTAGCAAAAGGAATTACAGAGGATGGTGTATTGCTCCTAGAAGACCATGAAGGAAAAGTACATCATATTCATTCTGCGGATATCGAAATTAAGTAA
- the dnaD gene encoding DNA replication protein DnaD — MKKKMMLQWFEQGSIAIPKLLMMHYKKLGLNETEFMVVLHVHTFLESGNSFPTPSEISERMTITEMKCMEVIQTLIQKGFLSLEGGQKSEAMMCESYSLQPLWEKILHFLMNESIEEEQKEIKQLQVNLYTVFEKEFGRPLSPFECETLGMWEDQDQHHPNLIQAALREAVMSGKLNFRYIDRILFEWKKNGIKTVDQAQNQGRKFRANQQRTQQTTKQETKFTGKVPFYNWLEQ; from the coding sequence ATGAAAAAGAAAATGATGTTACAGTGGTTTGAACAGGGAAGCATCGCAATTCCAAAATTACTTATGATGCATTATAAAAAATTAGGGTTAAATGAAACAGAATTTATGGTTGTACTTCATGTACATACATTTTTAGAATCGGGCAATTCGTTTCCGACTCCGTCAGAGATTTCAGAACGGATGACGATTACTGAAATGAAATGTATGGAAGTCATTCAGACATTGATTCAAAAAGGTTTTTTATCACTAGAAGGTGGACAAAAATCAGAAGCGATGATGTGTGAAAGTTATTCTTTACAACCGCTATGGGAAAAAATATTGCATTTCTTAATGAATGAATCAATAGAGGAAGAACAAAAAGAAATAAAGCAACTGCAAGTAAATTTATATACAGTATTTGAAAAAGAATTTGGAAGACCACTTTCTCCATTTGAATGTGAAACGTTGGGAATGTGGGAAGATCAAGATCAACATCATCCGAATTTAATTCAAGCAGCCCTCAGGGAAGCTGTAATGAGTGGTAAGCTTAATTTCCGATATATTGATCGTATTTTATTTGAGTGGAAAAAGAATGGTATTAAAACAGTAGATCAAGCTCAAAACCAAGGACGGAAATTTAGAGCAAATCAACAACGAACGCAGCAAACGACAAAACAAGAGACGAAATTTACTGGAAAAGTGCCTTTTTATAATTGGTTGGAGCAGTAG
- a CDS encoding YpmA family protein, translated as MDKKIEVLSTTRIKYSSDLYKIVDSLNRTLKEQDLMFGLALDEKDKETAVFTIYRT; from the coding sequence ATGGATAAGAAAATCGAAGTCCTATCAACGACGCGTATTAAATATTCGTCTGACTTGTATAAAATTGTTGATAGCTTGAATCGTACGTTAAAAGAGCAGGACCTCATGTTCGGATTAGCATTAGACGAAAAAGATAAAGAAACAGCTGTATTTACGATTTACAGAACGTAG
- the aspB gene encoding aspartate transaminase AspB: protein MKLAKRVAALTPSATLEITAKAQALKAEGHDVIGLGAGEPDFNTPEHIMDAAHKAMLEGHTKYTPTGGLQALKQEIVKKFTRDQGIAYDPSEIIVCNGAKHALYTLFQVLLDEGDEVIIPTPYWVSYPEQVKLAGGKPVYVEGLEGNEYKITAEQLREAITEKTKAVIINSPSNPTGMIYSKEELQQLGEVCLEHDILIVSDEIYEKLIYGGAEYTSIAQLSNALKEQTLIINGVSKSHSMTGWRIGYAAGNKQLIKAMTNLASHSTSNPTSIAQYGAIAAYAGSQEPVETMRQAFEERLNIIYDKLIQIPGFTCIKPQGAFYLFPNVKEAVALSGYETVDEWAKALLEEEKVALVPGTGFGAPNNVRLSYATSLEQVEKALERIHTFMKSKVQA from the coding sequence ATGAAATTAGCAAAGCGAGTAGCTGCTTTAACACCATCTGCAACTTTAGAAATTACAGCAAAGGCACAAGCATTAAAAGCAGAAGGTCATGATGTAATTGGATTAGGAGCAGGAGAGCCTGACTTTAATACGCCAGAACATATTATGGATGCTGCACATAAAGCGATGTTAGAAGGACATACGAAGTATACACCAACAGGTGGATTACAAGCGTTAAAACAAGAGATTGTGAAGAAGTTTACTCGCGATCAAGGAATTGCGTATGATCCGTCCGAAATTATTGTATGTAACGGTGCAAAGCATGCATTATATACATTATTCCAGGTGTTACTTGATGAAGGAGATGAAGTTATCATCCCAACGCCTTACTGGGTAAGTTATCCTGAGCAAGTAAAACTCGCTGGAGGTAAGCCAGTTTATGTAGAAGGTCTGGAAGGCAATGAGTACAAAATTACAGCAGAGCAGCTGCGTGAGGCAATTACAGAGAAAACGAAAGCAGTTATTATTAATTCACCGAGCAATCCAACAGGAATGATTTACAGCAAAGAAGAATTACAACAGCTTGGAGAAGTATGTTTAGAACATGATATCTTAATCGTTTCAGATGAAATTTATGAAAAATTAATTTATGGTGGAGCAGAATATACTTCAATTGCCCAGCTTTCTAATGCATTAAAAGAACAAACACTTATTATTAATGGTGTATCTAAATCTCATTCTATGACAGGATGGCGTATTGGATATGCAGCAGGAAATAAGCAGCTTATTAAAGCGATGACGAACTTAGCGAGTCATAGTACGTCAAACCCTACTTCAATCGCTCAATACGGCGCAATCGCGGCATATGCAGGCTCACAAGAACCTGTTGAAACAATGCGTCAAGCATTTGAAGAAAGATTAAACATTATTTATGATAAATTAATTCAAATCCCTGGCTTTACTTGCATTAAACCACAAGGTGCATTTTATTTATTCCCGAATGTAAAAGAAGCTGTAGCGTTATCAGGATACGAAACGGTTGATGAATGGGCAAAAGCTTTATTAGAAGAGGAAAAAGTGGCTCTTGTACCAGGTACAGGATTTGGTGCACCAAATAACGTTCGTTTATCATATGCGACATCTCTTGAACAAGTAGAGAAAGCATTAGAACGCATTCATACGTTTATGAAAAGTAAAGTGCAAGCTTAA